The genome window CGGGCTTTGGCATGCCACGTGTGGGGTCAGCGCATGTCTGGCAACAACCCGACACCATACGGCTACAAGGGGCAGTGCGGTTACTACACGGACGTGGAAACGGGTATCCTGTTACTGACGCACCGTTACTTAGATCCTGCGACGGGAAGGTTTTTGACCAGAGACCCGATTGGGTTCGAAGGGGCACCAAAGGGCAACAATAAATGGTAAAACGGATGTAGTAGAGGAACCGGAGGCGAACATGAACCTCTGCATCGAAACGGAACAGGAAGCAGACGGACGCTGGATTGCCGAAGTGCCCGCCATCCCCGGCGCGCTGGTGTACGCCCGGACGCGCGAAGAGGCGATTGCACGGGTGAAAGCACTGGCGTTGCGCATCATCGCCGACCGGGTAGAAAACATGGAACCCGTTCCCGAAACGGATGAACTGTTTTCGGTAGCGGTGTGAGCCAGTGGGCTTCGGTGAAGGCAAGGCAGGTGCTTTCTGCGCTGCTGCGGATTGGCTGGGTTATCAAGCGGCAAAAGGGTGGCTCGCACCGCGTGTTGTCTCGCGAAGGCTGGCCGGATTACGTGTTCGCGTTTCACGACGAGGAGGAGATGGGACCCCGTATGCTGGCGCG of Bacillota bacterium contains these proteins:
- a CDS encoding type II toxin-antitoxin system HicB family antitoxin, with the protein product MNLCIETEQEADGRWIAEVPAIPGALVYARTREEAIARVKALALRIIADRVENMEPVPETDELFSVAV
- a CDS encoding type II toxin-antitoxin system HicA family toxin, whose amino-acid sequence is MSQWASVKARQVLSALLRIGWVIKRQKGGSHRVLSREGWPDYVFAFHDEEEMGPRMLARIAKHTGLRPEDLREPAAQTHLASRTQVCSYLHTVTLTPRRGGYPHLDTF